In Sedimentibacter sp. MB31-C6, one genomic interval encodes:
- the eno gene encoding phosphopyruvate hydratase, whose amino-acid sequence MTIISDVYAREILDSRGNPTVEVEVWTESGGYGRAGVPSGASTGAFEAVELRDGDKSRYLGKGVLQAVDNVNNIIAPELIGRNALEQVNIDKMLINLDGTSNKGKLGANAILGVSIACAKAVANTLGLPLYQYLGGVNGKTLPVPMMNILNGGQHADNNVDIQEFMVMPVGACCFKEALRMGTEIFHSLKNVLKGKGLNTAVGDEGGFAPNLTSNEEALSTIVEAIEKAGYVPGKDVMLALDVAASELYNSESKLYSLEGEGRQFTQSEIVDFYVDLVNKYPIISIEDGMDEEDWDGWKMLTEKLGNKVQLVGDDLFVTNTERLKRGINLSVANSILIKLNQIGTITETLDAIEMAKRAGYTAVVSHRSGETDDTTISDLVLAVNAGQIKTGAPSRIDRVAKYNQLMRLEDLLGEAAQYNGLEVFYNIK is encoded by the coding sequence GTGTTCCATCAGGAGCATCTACTGGAGCTTTTGAAGCTGTAGAATTAAGAGATGGAGATAAATCAAGATATCTTGGTAAAGGAGTTTTACAGGCCGTTGATAATGTAAATAACATTATTGCTCCTGAATTAATTGGAAGAAATGCATTAGAACAAGTTAATATTGATAAAATGTTAATTAATCTTGATGGTACTTCTAATAAAGGTAAACTAGGGGCAAATGCAATTCTAGGTGTTTCTATTGCATGTGCTAAGGCAGTAGCTAATACTTTAGGGTTACCATTATATCAGTACTTAGGTGGTGTCAATGGAAAAACACTTCCTGTACCAATGATGAATATTTTAAATGGTGGGCAACATGCAGATAACAATGTTGATATTCAAGAATTTATGGTTATGCCGGTAGGGGCATGTTGCTTTAAAGAAGCTTTAAGAATGGGAACTGAAATATTTCATAGCTTAAAAAATGTATTGAAAGGTAAGGGACTAAATACTGCAGTAGGTGATGAAGGAGGATTTGCTCCAAATCTTACTTCTAACGAAGAAGCTTTATCTACTATAGTAGAAGCAATAGAAAAGGCTGGTTATGTACCAGGTAAAGATGTAATGTTAGCCCTTGATGTTGCAGCATCAGAACTATACAATTCAGAGTCTAAATTGTATAGTTTAGAAGGTGAAGGAAGACAATTTACACAATCTGAAATAGTAGATTTTTATGTAGATTTAGTTAATAAATATCCAATTATTTCTATTGAAGATGGAATGGATGAAGAAGATTGGGATGGCTGGAAAATGCTCACAGAAAAATTGGGAAATAAAGTTCAGCTAGTTGGAGATGACTTGTTTGTTACTAATACAGAAAGACTTAAAAGAGGAATTAACCTTTCGGTTGCAAATTCAATATTGATAAAATTAAATCAAATTGGAACTATAACAGAAACATTAGATGCAATAGAAATGGCTAAAAGAGCTGGTTATACTGCTGTTGTATCACATCGTTCTGGCGAGACAGATGATACTACTATTTCTGATTTAGTTTTAGCAGTAAATGCAGGACAAATTAAAACTGGAGCTCCTTCTAGAATAGATCGAGTAGCTAAATATAATCAATTAATGAGATTAGAAGATTTATTAGGTGAAGCTGCTCAATATAATGGATTAGAAGTATTTTATAACATAAAATAA
- the secG gene encoding preprotein translocase subunit SecG — protein MDVFFRIILIIASLVLIASILLQSGKSAGMGEIAGGAESIWGKNKSRSFEGKLEKATTVSAIIFVIASLILTAI, from the coding sequence GTGGACGTATTTTTTAGAATAATATTAATCATAGCAAGCTTAGTACTTATAGCAAGTATATTACTCCAATCTGGTAAATCAGCGGGAATGGGAGAAATTGCTGGTGGAGCTGAATCTATTTGGGGAAAAAATAAAAGTAGAAGCTTTGAAGGTAAGTTAGAAAAAGCAACAACTGTTTCAGCAATTATTTTTGTAATTGCATCATTAATATTGACAGCTATTTAG